The Coccidioides posadasii str. Silveira chromosome 2, complete sequence genomic interval ACAGAGGTACGCAACATGGAGGCGGAAAGCGAAAGTAGACGACTCATAGACGACGACCACGGCGACCACCCTTGCGGCGAGTAGAGTCGGAAGGAGTCGGGGTAACATCCTCAATTCTTCCAATTCTCATTCCGGAACGGGCGAGAGCACGGAGGGCAGACTGAGCACCAGGGCCAGGAGTCTTAGTGCCGTTACCTGTGGAGAGTAAGATGTTGGCATGTAATCATAAAAAAGTTTTCGTAGCTCTGTATAAATTGTCTGCTTGCATACCTCCAGTAGCACGGATCTTGATGTGAAGAGCGTTGATGCCAAGCTCCTTGCAGCGAGCAGCAACATCCTGGGCAGCCAACATAGCAGCGTAGGGGGAAGACTCGTCACGATCAGCCTTGACCTTCATACCACCAGTAACACGACAGATAGTTTCGCGACCGCTGAGCGCAAAAATCGGTCAGCATTCTCCTAGATTATTCATAATTCGGCCGGCGTCCACAATTTCTACGAA includes:
- the RPS14 gene encoding 40S ribosomal protein uS11 (EggNog:ENOG410PP1Z~COG:J~BUSCO:15670at33183) translates to MPPKKKTDRPANENVSLGPLSGDGSLVFGVARIFASFNDTFVHVTDLSGRETICRVTGGMKVKADRDESSPYAAMLAAQDVAARCKELGINALHIKIRATGGNGTKTPGPGAQSALRALARSGMRIGRIEDVTPTPSDSTRRKGGRRGRRL